A window from Culex pipiens pallens isolate TS chromosome 3, TS_CPP_V2, whole genome shotgun sequence encodes these proteins:
- the LOC120418045 gene encoding uncharacterized protein LOC120418045, translated as MSSKERFCTYGYVYAAIGIISSVLHMMGMNSHYAMESKDGLINEAYHMPRSVEVSSGLFSLVFFIILLVGIYQKNITLVKIFKVVLVTSGVLGYIVLFCGFLLAIANVIEDSQRHFGAILLLILVIALAIYTAFFKLVLWIINGLVDYIGNLNEDGKEAVTFNEQINVGFEKV; from the exons ATGAGTTCAAAGGAAAGATTTTGCACTTATGGCTATGTATACGCCGCAATTGGAATTATCTCTTCCGTTTTGCATATGATGGGCATGAATTCGCACTATG CAATGGAATCAAAAGATGGACTTATCAATGAAGCTTATCATATGCCAAGGTCTGTTGAAGTATCTTCTGGCCTGTTTTCGTTAGTGTTTTTCATCATTCTTTTAGTCGGAATTTACCAG AAAAACATCACACTGGTCAAAATATTCAAGGTGGTCTTAGTGACAAGTGGCGTTTTAGGATACATTGTTCTATTTTGTGGGTTTTTACTCGCAATTGCGAACGTGATAGAAGATTCACAAAgacattttggtgcaatttTGCTACTGATTTTGGTTATCGCACTGGCCATTTATACAG CTTTCTTCAAACTGGTGCTGTGGATTATCAATGGTTTGGTTGATTACATTGGGAATCTCAATGAGGATGGAAAGGAAGCTGTAACGTTTAACGAGCAGATAAATGTtgggtttgaaaaagtttga